The proteins below are encoded in one region of Aquisphaera giovannonii:
- a CDS encoding Tex-like N-terminal domain-containing protein, which yields MDNPISVDLGRVAQDLQIRRVQVESVVQLLDEGNTVPFITRYRKERTGNLNEVVIHEIQVRVQRLRELAERKATILKAIEGQGKLNDELAAAIRAAENPKRLEDLYLPFKPKKRTKASDAREKGLEPLAARVWNRDETLTDLPAAAAEFVNPEKGLETPEKVLEGVGHILAEAISEMAAVRDAVRKVVWKTGKVVTSKGEVAEGQGLEYRDYFDYSEPLSQVPPHRVLAINRGDKEGPLKLRFEVSRPDLEAAFFHQLPLEGHPQAELFRASAIDALDRLIMPSMEREVRRDLTEAAERHAVDVFARNLRSLLLQPPIPRQAVLAIDPGLRTGCKVAVLDPQGNLLDQTVIYPHAPQNRRSEAKVTLKDLVGKHGVSVVAIGNGTACRETEELIAEIIAEGTEFSQQAEAGGAAPEAAAEHSPAHEAAAAEHSPAHEEAVAEHSPATATSEHAAPEPAAAEAHAEAPAGTTPEEPAPAAPEAAVAEPPSNGEAPHPAEPGADGDGHAPDASTTLGDESLPPILGGAPDTEPAEQEATAKAHDEPHHGDQPPQPEPAAEGSLTPPHLPEPNEPQHVEAVSEMVAEGSPVATPAPVEAGPEAAREPEPAAAEGGAHAPEAAGEPASDPSGGEPAPAPAAAEAAVESPDHEAHSEPAAADAGTPAEGAEAPAAQPASAATRGEGRRGGKDQNRSRGQRNRASSPPPPQTPPAPHPADRQLAQLAYVIVNEAGASVYSTSQVGREELPEFDATLRSAISIGRRLQDPLAELVKIEPQNIGVGLYQHDVNPKQLKETLDSVISSCVNFVGVDLNTASVPLLRHVSGLNSLTARRIVDRRKEKGRFNGREELLEVEGVGPASFTQAAGFLKVAGGTHPLDRTWVHPESYEAAAKLLERFGFTPDVVGQKERLPELHEKLAEVNTADLSRELGLGEPTLKDIIEALGRPERDPRDDLPKPIFKKGILKIEDLTPGMELKGTVLNVVDFGAFVDVGLKDSGLVHISQLANRYIKSPHDVVSVGDVVTVWVMSVDQERKRVSLTMVKPGTERQRGGQGGPRRGGGEPREGQGQGQGRRDRGRGPRPSGSTLTAPPVGAAPITALNEGAPRREGPGGSDAGHGERHGHGPGPGGRPPGPGRGGQGARGGAFGRSGGGPGPGRPDTRPQAPRPPARPPRPSAPPPPLSKDALAGKAPVRSFGQLKQLWEARDSTDGDPSAPPGTNPAEAPEAPPSSQAETPPPPPGETPPDAPQG from the coding sequence ATGGACAACCCGATTTCGGTTGACCTTGGCAGAGTCGCGCAGGATCTGCAAATCCGGCGGGTTCAGGTCGAAAGCGTCGTCCAGTTGCTGGACGAGGGGAACACCGTCCCGTTCATCACCCGCTACCGCAAGGAGCGGACGGGCAACCTGAACGAGGTCGTGATCCACGAGATCCAGGTCCGCGTCCAGCGCCTGCGGGAGCTGGCGGAGCGGAAGGCGACGATCCTCAAGGCGATCGAGGGCCAGGGCAAGCTCAACGACGAGCTCGCCGCGGCGATCCGGGCGGCGGAGAACCCGAAGCGCCTGGAGGACCTGTACCTCCCGTTCAAGCCCAAGAAGCGGACGAAGGCGTCCGACGCCCGGGAGAAGGGCCTGGAGCCGCTGGCCGCCCGGGTCTGGAACCGCGACGAGACGCTCACCGACCTGCCCGCCGCGGCGGCGGAGTTCGTCAACCCGGAGAAGGGGCTGGAGACGCCGGAGAAGGTCCTCGAAGGGGTCGGCCACATCCTGGCGGAGGCGATCAGCGAGATGGCCGCCGTCCGCGACGCGGTCCGCAAGGTCGTCTGGAAGACCGGCAAGGTCGTCACCAGCAAGGGCGAGGTCGCCGAGGGCCAGGGCCTGGAATACCGCGACTACTTCGACTACTCCGAGCCCCTCTCCCAGGTGCCCCCGCACCGCGTCCTGGCGATCAACCGGGGCGACAAGGAGGGCCCGCTGAAGCTCCGCTTCGAGGTCTCCCGCCCCGACCTGGAGGCCGCCTTCTTCCACCAGCTCCCCCTGGAGGGCCACCCCCAGGCCGAGCTCTTCCGCGCCTCGGCCATCGACGCGCTCGACCGCCTGATCATGCCCAGCATGGAGCGCGAGGTCCGCCGCGACCTGACCGAGGCCGCCGAGCGCCACGCCGTGGACGTCTTCGCGCGCAACCTCCGCAGCCTGCTGCTCCAGCCGCCGATCCCCCGCCAGGCCGTGCTGGCGATCGACCCCGGCCTCCGGACCGGCTGCAAGGTCGCGGTGCTCGACCCCCAGGGCAACCTGCTGGACCAGACCGTGATCTATCCGCACGCCCCGCAGAACCGCCGCTCCGAGGCCAAGGTCACGCTCAAGGACCTCGTCGGCAAGCACGGCGTCAGCGTCGTCGCCATCGGCAACGGCACCGCCTGCCGGGAGACCGAGGAGCTGATCGCCGAGATCATCGCCGAGGGGACCGAGTTCAGCCAGCAGGCCGAAGCCGGCGGGGCCGCCCCCGAGGCCGCCGCCGAGCACTCCCCCGCCCACGAAGCGGCCGCCGCCGAGCACTCCCCCGCCCACGAAGAGGCCGTCGCGGAGCACTCCCCCGCCACCGCCACTTCCGAGCACGCCGCCCCGGAGCCCGCCGCCGCCGAAGCCCACGCCGAGGCCCCGGCCGGGACCACCCCGGAGGAGCCGGCCCCGGCCGCCCCGGAGGCCGCCGTCGCCGAGCCGCCGTCCAACGGCGAGGCCCCGCACCCGGCGGAGCCGGGCGCCGACGGCGACGGCCACGCCCCCGATGCCTCGACCACCCTCGGCGACGAGTCGCTGCCGCCGATCCTCGGCGGTGCGCCCGACACCGAGCCGGCCGAGCAGGAGGCCACCGCGAAGGCCCACGACGAGCCGCATCACGGCGACCAGCCGCCCCAGCCCGAGCCGGCGGCGGAGGGGAGCCTGACGCCGCCCCACCTGCCGGAGCCGAACGAGCCCCAGCACGTCGAGGCGGTCTCCGAGATGGTCGCGGAGGGCAGCCCCGTCGCCACGCCGGCCCCGGTCGAGGCCGGGCCGGAGGCGGCCCGCGAGCCCGAGCCGGCCGCGGCCGAGGGCGGGGCCCACGCCCCGGAGGCCGCCGGCGAGCCGGCCTCCGACCCGTCCGGCGGCGAGCCGGCGCCCGCACCCGCGGCCGCCGAGGCCGCCGTCGAGTCGCCCGATCATGAGGCCCACTCCGAGCCCGCCGCGGCCGACGCGGGCACGCCCGCCGAGGGGGCCGAGGCCCCGGCCGCGCAGCCCGCGTCGGCCGCGACTCGGGGCGAAGGCCGGCGAGGGGGCAAGGACCAGAACCGCTCCCGCGGCCAGCGCAACCGGGCGTCGTCGCCGCCGCCCCCGCAGACGCCCCCCGCGCCGCACCCGGCCGACAGGCAGCTCGCGCAGCTCGCCTACGTGATCGTCAACGAGGCCGGCGCCAGCGTCTACTCCACCAGCCAGGTGGGCCGCGAGGAGCTGCCCGAGTTCGACGCCACCCTCCGCAGCGCCATCTCGATCGGCCGCCGGCTCCAGGACCCGCTCGCGGAGCTCGTGAAGATCGAGCCCCAGAACATCGGCGTCGGCCTCTACCAGCACGACGTGAACCCGAAGCAGCTCAAGGAGACGCTGGACTCCGTCATCTCGAGCTGCGTGAACTTCGTCGGCGTGGACCTGAACACCGCGAGCGTCCCGCTGCTCCGCCACGTCTCCGGGCTGAACTCGCTGACCGCCCGGCGGATCGTCGATCGCCGCAAGGAGAAGGGCCGCTTCAACGGCCGCGAGGAGCTCCTCGAAGTCGAGGGCGTGGGGCCGGCGAGCTTCACCCAGGCCGCGGGGTTCCTGAAGGTCGCCGGCGGCACGCACCCGCTGGACCGGACCTGGGTCCACCCGGAGAGCTACGAGGCCGCCGCCAAGCTGCTGGAGAGGTTCGGATTCACCCCGGACGTCGTCGGCCAGAAGGAGCGCCTGCCGGAGCTGCACGAGAAGCTGGCGGAGGTCAACACCGCCGACCTCTCCCGGGAGCTGGGCCTGGGCGAGCCGACGCTCAAGGACATCATCGAGGCCCTGGGCCGCCCCGAGCGCGACCCCCGCGACGACCTCCCCAAGCCCATCTTCAAGAAGGGGATCCTCAAGATCGAGGACCTCACGCCGGGGATGGAGCTGAAGGGCACGGTCCTCAACGTGGTGGACTTCGGCGCGTTCGTGGACGTGGGGCTGAAGGACTCCGGGCTCGTCCACATCAGCCAGCTCGCCAACCGCTACATCAAGAGCCCGCACGACGTGGTGAGCGTCGGCGACGTGGTGACGGTCTGGGTGATGAGCGTGGACCAGGAGCGGAAGCGCGTCAGCCTGACCATGGTCAAGCCCGGCACCGAACGCCAGCGGGGCGGCCAGGGGGGCCCGCGGCGAGGCGGCGGCGAGCCCCGCGAGGGCCAGGGGCAGGGCCAGGGGCGGCGCGACCGGGGTCGCGGGCCCAGGCCCAGCGGCTCGACCCTCACCGCGCCGCCGGTCGGCGCCGCGCCGATCACCGCTCTGAATGAGGGGGCCCCGCGACGCGAGGGCCCGGGCGGATCGGATGCGGGCCATGGCGAGCGGCATGGGCACGGCCCGGGACCCGGCGGGCGGCCGCCCGGCCCCGGCCGGGGCGGGCAGGGTGCTCGCGGCGGGGCCTTCGGACGCAGCGGCGGCGGCCCCGGGCCGGGAAGGCCCGACACGAGGCCCCAGGCGCCCCGCCCCCCCGCGCGGCCGCCCCGGCCCAGCGCACCGCCGCCGCCGCTCTCCAAGGACGCGCTCGCCGGCAAGGCGCCGGTACGCTCGTTCGGCCAGCTCAAGCAGCTCTGGGAGGCCCGCGATTCGACGGATGGCGACCCGTCGGCCCCGCCGGGCACCAACCCGGCGGAGGCCCCGGAGGCCCCGCCGAGCTCCCAGGCCGAGACTCCGCCGCCCCCGCCGGGCGAAACTCCCCCGGACGCGCCCCAGGGCTGA